One window of the Silurus meridionalis isolate SWU-2019-XX chromosome 24, ASM1480568v1, whole genome shotgun sequence genome contains the following:
- the LOC124378575 gene encoding E3 ubiquitin-protein ligase TRIM35-like yields MASSLDEDLSCPVCLEIFQDPQLLSCGHTFCRRCLERHRGVLPLFHAACPVCQQTIHQEPVSNLALRNTCESYQKEKERTSGEVKCPQHGEKLVFFCRDDEQALCSQCRKQRHMSHRVQSLRHSVLQRKDEVKAAVRPAEKVLESLRNNTALECQIKKCIESESSGSSETSGSSGSLDHLNHLYHLEHQFNHIHYISGEQTEKQIKKEFEKLHQFLREEEEARRAELRMEEEQKKSKIVEWIELELQSLSDRVMEVEGEMGNDDVTFLANYHSTYRRAQCKPSDSQLNSGSVIDVTKHVGNLRFRVWEKMKDLCPYYPVILNPNSSHMAVSGDLVGASGSARRFYPPNPLQKAANRMVLGSQVLKGKLNCWEVDVGNGKNWTVGVCTRRGAESNQTQPLTPHNGIWGVCRNGDFCDPVGSWGSRFQITKPLKTLRVKLIQRQDFNNGKKMWTLSFADASDNSRIVSLVIDDGVGREFIPFLIPEDVNSPLRIVPVNVNTVTENKFGFFERHKEMMPLYFMVFIVLLMVMMLGFRALFTSQSAK; encoded by the exons atGGCGtcctctctggatgaagacCTCTCCTGCCCGGTTTGTTTGGAGATTTTTCAGGACCCTCAGCTCCTCTCCTGTGGTCACACGTTCTGCCGCAGATGTCTCGAACGTCACCGTGGTGTTTTGCCCTTATTCCACGCTGCATGTCCCGTGTGTCAGCAGACGATCCACCAGGAACCCGTGAGCAACCTGGCTCTGAGGAACACCTGCGAGTCCTaccagaaggagaaagagagaacaagcGGAGAGGTTAAATGTCCACAGCATGGAGAGAAGCTGGTTTTCTTCTGCAGGGATGATGAACAGGCTTTATGTTCTCAGTGTAGGAAACAGCGTCACATGTCACACAGGGTTCAGTCTCTGAGACACTCTGTACTCCAGCGCAAG GACGAAGTCAAAGCAGCTGTCcgaccagcagagaaggttcTGGAGTCTTTAAGGAACAACACAGCGCTCGAGTGTCAAATCAAAAAGTGTATCGAG TCTGAATCATCTGGATCATCTGAAACATCTGGATCATCTGGCTCTCTGGATCATCTGAATCATCTGTATCATCTGGAACATCAATTCAACcacatacattaca TCTCAGGCGAGCAGACGGAGAAGCAGATAAAGAAGGAGTTTGAGAAGCTTCATCAGTTCCtcagagaggaagaggaggccAGGAGAGCTGAGCTGAGGATGGAAGAAGagcaaaagaaaagtaaaatagtAGAATGGATTGAACTCGAGTTACAGTCTCTCTCTGATAGAGTGATGGAGGTGGAAGGAGAAATGGGGAATGATGACGTCACGTTCCTCGCG AATTATCACAGCACTTACAGACG GGCTCAATGCAAACCGTCAGATTCACAGCTGAACTCCGGGTCTGTGATCGATGTGACCAAACATGTGGGAAATCTGAGATTCAGAGTGTGGGAGAAGATGAAAGATCTCTGTCCTTACT accCAGTAATCCTAAACCCAAACTCCTCCCACATGGCTGTGTCTGGTGATCTGGTGGGAGCGAGCGGCTCCGCACGCAGGTTTTACCCCCCAAACCCTCTACAGAAGGCTGCTAACCGTATGGTTCTCGGATCACAGGTCCTGAAGGGCAAACTTAACTGCTGGGAAGTGGATGTGGGAAACGGCAAGAACTGGACCGTAGGTGTGTGTACTCGAAGGGGAGCTGAGAGTAACCAAACACAACCTTTAACCCCTCATAATGGGATCTGGGGTGTCTGCAGAAACGGGGATTTCTGTGATCCCGTGGGGTCTTGGGGATCTCGGTTTCAGATAACCAAGCCTCTGAAAACACTGCGTGTGAAGCTGATACAGCGTCAAGATTTCAACAACGGGAAAAAAATGTGGACTTTGAGTTTTGCTGATGCAAGTGATAATTCAAGGATCGTTTCTCTTGTTATTGATGATGGTGTTGGAAGGGAGTTCATTCCCTTTCTGATCCCAGAGGACGTAAATTCTCCCCTGCGCATCGttcctgtaaatgtaaacaccGTCACTGAGAACAAATTCGGTTTCTTTGAGAGGCACAAGGAAATGATGCCATTGTATTTCATGGTGTTCATCGTGTTGttaatggtgatgatgttggggTTCAGGGCCTTGTTCACTTCCCAGTCTGCAAAAtga